The window AGATAAATGTCGTTCCCCAGACCCGACAGATGTACACCATCCCGGCTGTACAGTTGTTTAGGTTTTCCTAAAAACTGTGTATGCCTAAGAAGCCTCCCCCCACAACCTAGGATTTCTTTGGCTGCTGCCCTGTTGACCCTGTTTCGTGTCTGCTCCATCGCCCTGACGTTTTTTGAGTAACGCCATGCTACCCTGGGCAGCAAGAACGACCAAACTAGTTTTGTGTTCGGGAAGATAGAAGCAAGTAAACGTAAATCCCACCTTACCCTATCTAACAACTTTTGGGTTTTTACTTGCCCTATGTCATTGGCACCACAATGGATAACTATAAAATTAGGTGGATTCTCAAACTGGGCTAACCATCTGAGCTTGCAGGCAAGATCAACAAATCGCAACCCCCCATAGCCCTGCCACCAAATGTCGATCTCTTTTGTCTGGAGTCCTAAGCCCTGTCCCCCTGGCCTGCTTAAGGCTGCAATTCCTGCATTTCTTACAATGGAGGATCCCACTATCCAGACTGAACATCTTAGCCCTGCAAAATTTATTTGGAACATGTAAGTGGAGACCTGATATAAGTTTGAAATGCACTTGACTTCCATCTCCCTGCAAGCTTTATTTCCTCATCTGATAAACCTTTCTCAGCTGCAGCAGTGGCTGCACCTATCCTAAAGGAATGGGTTGTATATTACTTACTATTATAACCCAACACTGCCAAAGCTTTACCCATTACTGCTGAAAACTGATACCTAGTAATTGGTTTGCCATCAAAATGACAATACAGTGGGCCTGATATTTTTGGACGAATTTGCATGTAATCAATCATACAATGCACTGGACATGTAATGCCTGCATGACTATTTAATACAATTGTTACCCCCTTGTTGAACTGATCAGTCTTGGAATGCCTTAACACtatttgtaaatgtttatcTTTAATCTTGACATCTTGAATACCTAATATAACTTCTGAATTGTTACCTTTTGATAAAGTCAGTTCCCCAACTCTTAGAAATGCAAAAAATGTTAAGGTATAGGCAGACGAAAACAAAGTGGCTTCATACTTGTTATGGCCTATGCTAGTCAGCACCCTAATCAGTTGAGCAAGCATGTGCTCAGTCAAGGGTAATCTACCGTCCACCCTATTTCTAAGACGCTTAAAACCCTGAAGGAGTTTTGCTACGATAAACCTATTTGTATTATCCATTAAACCTTCAATCTTGCATCTGTACCCAATAGCAGATATGTAAGCTCTTGCTGTTGCATCTGAATAGCCATTTAGGGACAGGTATGCTATAAAATTTACTAACTGATCAAGAGGAGGGGGCCAGGTAACTGACAACTGGGTTAGAACCCTAAACTTTTCAAATGCAGAAATTCCAGTGATGTATGTAGATGTGGTGTTAACTGCATTTGCTGCATTTAACAATCTAGTGGCCTCACTTCCAAGATCAAACTGTGAAACCTTGCTGGAATTGGATCCGGGTCTTTTCTGGCTACAAGAGCAAGGTTCCGAAAACGCCTCCACTGCTTACGAGAAATTGCATCTGCTATACTGTTATCTAGACCAGCTATATGCTTAgctttaaatgtaatattatatttcataacaaataaAACCAGTTGCCTTAGCAAACACATAATTCTTGGTGACTTTGATGACTGTGAGTTCAGAATTGCAACTAAAGCCATATTATCTGTATGAAATTGCACCTTTTTCCCACTTAATGCCTCCCCCCAAACCATCACTGACAATACTATAGGCACTAGCTCTAGAAAAGTTATGTCTCTCATAATAGCCGCCTGATTATTCCAAAAACAAGGCCATTGATAATAAATCCAGCTACCCCCAAAATAACATCCACATCCCAGTCCTGCTGAGCCAGCACTATCTGTAAACAACTGAAGAACCCTAGAACTAGTCCATTCCCTTTGGGGGAAATaagtttttccattaaaatcaACCAAGAAACTTAGCCACATTGTCATATCCTGTTTAACAGCTGAATTGAGTCGAATATAAAAATCTGGATTTGAAATACCTATCATTGCATCATAAAACCTTCTGTTAAAAGCTCGGCCACCTCTGACTGCTTTGCTAAAGAAATTAAGCTTTCCTACCAATGATTCTAATGTACGAACTTTGACCTTTTTTCTAACAATGAGGGCTTCTAATAAACCTCTCAGCTCTAGTATTTTTTCCCTAggtatcctaatacacatttgATCTGTGTCTATCTCTatacctaaaaaaaataaacaagtgaCTGGGCCTTGAGTTTTTTCAACTGCCAAATGAATACCACATTCTGTGCAAATTGATTGAAATGAACTCATCAAATTGTAGCAATTTCCTGAACCTTTACTTCCGGCAAAAATAAAATCGTCTAAATATTGCGACAAAGTATCTAAACCTGAATTTTCAACTGTAACCCACTCTATAaatgttgaaaacttttcaaaaatggcacaggATAATGAACAGCCCATTGGCAAACATTTATCATAGTAATATTTTCCTTGAAATTTAAAACCCAACAGCTCAAAGTCCCCAGGCTAAATTGGAAGTAACCtaaaagcatttttaatatcaactttGCCCAGTTCTGCACCCTGTCCCAACTCTGCAATCATATCCACAACAGAATCAAAAGATGAATATTTTACTGAACATAATTGAGGATctataaatgcattgataccAAGAGAAGGAGGGTAAGACAGATGTGTGATCATCCTCCAGCCTCCACTTGATTTTGGTACTAAACCTATTGTGGAAATGTGCATATTTGGTAGTGGTGGATTAGAAAATGGACCCATAACCCGACCTGCATCAACTTCTTTGTTAATCTTTTCTTCTAATTGATCTTTGTGCTCATTTGCTGACACGAGATTTCTAGAAAAACTACCTAACCTTGGCCCcacataatttaatttaaacccCTTTGATAAACCCTCAAGTAATTCCTTTGCAGCTTCCCTTACTGGATAGTCTTGTAAAATTCTAGAGATTTTATCAACCCTAATTGGTGAATGCCCTAGGTCCCAAATTCCTGTACCCCGAGAATTGCTGAGCTGGTCTGGTGGTGGAGAGTGATTGAGGTCCCGCTTGTCTAAACCTTTGAGGAGAGCCATATCCTGATGGGCGAGGCAGGCGTTGGCTGAAATTTGACACATGTCTACGTGGATGAGCCAACATTGGACAGTTCAACATAGAATGCTCGTGCCCAAATTTTATACACACATGTGAATATGAACATGGATTTCTGATGCAAAACCCTTGAAAATTGAACGCATAGCACTTATTGACACCATAGAACCCTGAAACTGGAGAAGAATTGCTAGGGCCCACCATATACATAACCCAAAGTTCTGAGTCTACTACTGCCCATGACTTGGATGGGTCCATTGCCATTTTAAGCCTAAATTGCTCGTCGTACTGCTTCCACCCCACTGATCTCCCTGCCCCTACTCTAATGTCATGCATGTATTTCAACAAATCTTGAGTTTTGTCACTGTGCACAGCAGTAAATATACTCACATAAACTAAAAATGCATCGGTCCACTTTTCAATTGTAACAATTTTTATGCTAGACTTTGACCTTGAACAAAGCTGACCATCATTGCCCATGACAAAAACCCTGTCATTTGCACTATCATCAGTgttagaattttttaacaatgtaGCCAAATCAATGTATTTGCCCTGAATGATTTTCTGTCTAAATTGTGCGTTAACATTGTGACCCAGAGAAAACTGCACAGAGTTTAATTGGGGCGGAATGCAACCTTCAATACACGCAACTGTTGCGAGTGCATTACCTGGAATGGGTGCAGCATCCAAGCCACCAGGGGCTCCTGGGGCTGCGTCACCATGAAGTGTCACTGGTGCCATCATCTGCGGAACTTCTTCGGAGAGACTCTCTGCCTGCGTGGACGATGTTCCCACGTCGCGGGTTTTTTCAGTTCTTTTCCTCTTATTCTTCGGCCCCAGGGCCTTTGTCCCCTCAGTTTGACCTTTTTTGACCTTTGGCATGTTCGCTCAAAAAATATcccaattattttaattttaaacttccAATTCAATTATTAAAACGATAAACTAATTCTTTTCACAGTTAAAATATAGAATAGGTACACATATCTAGACAAATGTCCTCGTGTTAAAGGGCTGGTCTAATGGCTAGCATCCATGCCCATTTAAATCTATTCCAATCAATCTAAAATTATGTCATCGAGCGAAATAAAGTAACCGCTTTAGACTTCGATACTTGTTTGCATTGATGAActgttataaatataataaatgctCAAAactatttagatattttaaaaatattttgggctCCTGAAATTATCAACCTTTCTTTCCGCTGCTGTATGAAAAAGGGGAGATAATCGGGAAATAAAGTGCCTTAATACCAAACCCTATGCGATGGATAATAAAATCCCGGACACATTATGTAGATATAAAATTAAGATGATTATTGCGGGGGAGAGCTTTGATAACGGCGCATATTACGAGACAAGCTCAAATAAGCGCTATTATATAGAGAAATGACGCTGAACGGACTAGCTTTAATTCAAGTTTTAATCGTAAATTAACAACCAACCAGGATcgacaaatatttcaaagactggagaaattgattaaaaaacatgaaaacttTACTACAAATTAGTTGATAACTTTGAAAAGTTTGAGGTAAAGTCACGTAACTTCTATGGATTACCAATTCACAAATTGAAAGAACACCAAGATGCAGTGAACTAAATTCATGAATATATTTAAGAGGTTTGCACCTGAATTATTAGCaatgtcaatcatccgaaaaccacttggatataaagatggggcccaaaatgttcatttattttatatgtgacccatgtcacataattttcctgaaattattgCTAAAACTGGGCAtggaaattgattatttaattttaaattttaatacagtataAAGTTGAACAAGTGTAATGAGAGTAAAAGTAATATCTAAGTCACAGTTTAAAAAACTTTCCTTTACTGTTGGCTTCAGATACTAGGAAATAATGAACATAACAGAAAATGTTTAGATTATTACAGAATTTTGTAGTTATTAAATTATTacgcaaacaaaaaaaatataggtaAAGCcatcttttcaaaactttgcatacaaaaagacatacatttaatgtctcatgTAGAGTATCGGGGTCACTTCgcaaaaatttgagatatggtATAAAATAAGCTTATTTTAGGCGAAAATTGGAGTGAAGTTTTACTTGacttttatgatataaaagctaaatatgccaaaaaatatcgatagaatatgtttttcaGAACAGTATAaatatatcgtaatacacaaactatctggaagtGTGGTCTGCGCTAAAAATTAGGAAACTAAAATAGCAGTACCCAAAAACTTTTGCGTTATGAAAAATTGTTCactttcttcttgaaaaccttgcgccacaaaatatagttccTAACTAAAttctgtaaatatgtaattttcattttgaaatttattcagtatagtttatttggcattgtaaaatataaatgtacaagAATTAATATATGATGTAGAAATCGAACTTTACGACTAGAGGTTACATAAAAAGGTAACCCTAATGAAGAGGAAAGAACCTCCTTAAATGACTTGAAAATTCGTCCTATCGTCGCTGGACCAGCATCGAGCACTTAAAGATTACATATCTTACAAGACATTATAAAAACCTCTATGTATATCATTACCTAGTTTCGTAGGAGATGATATGAATTTTCTGATTAATAGTTCTTAAACTGTTAATCCTTAATTAATTTTCGGCGGCTGCTTTGTTACTAGTCTTTATACAATTacccacatacatgtatattaggaCTAGAAGCCATATATTACTAGATAGAAATCCGAATGTTCTGAATTCTCGGTTCTTATAAGAAGTCATTTTTAATGGAATAACTTCTGGAGAACAGCAGCTTTAACTTCTATTTGCAAATAAAAGGAACCGATATAAGGACAAAAGTTGCACCGACATACGCCACTTTAGTGATGGGTATTTGGAGAATACACTTTATGAGAGAATATAAAAAGTGTTTGATACCAAAGATATTACCCATATTTAAGCACAAATTAGAAACGCTATCTTGACAATCGTGTCATTTTCTGGACGCAAGAGAGAGACGAAATTTTATCCATTGCCCAATactttaaatgaatcaataaaatacacgATTGAGAAACCTCACGAGGAACTTCCATTTTAGATCTTTGTATCATAAAAATGGATCATGGCTGACAGCagatatatactgtaaacctaCAGACACGTAGTTATATCTGCCTTTTAGATAAATTGTGCAATTCTTCACACACAAAACGCAATATCCCGTTTAACTGAGTACGAAGAATCTGTACAATTATCACAGACGAAACATTACGTTTAAGATGTCTAGAAGAATTAAATCATTTCCTCAATGACAGAAATACCAGATATATTTAATTAAGGCTGGAATACAACACGCGTCACAAACCCTTTTTTATGTTTGACGTAATCCTCGTCGACCTTTTAAAATTTCCAGCAACGACGGGTAAAGGAACTTGTTTATGTTGTGACCCCACAATCTAAGGTACAGAATTATTGTAACAAACGCAaaaatactttgtttttttttatatttactgaGTCTTTCTCTGTGGTAGCACAAAAATCGATTTTGTATTGTACAgtccaataaaatcaaatgacgTATTGTCAGGGTGCAAGTGGGGTTtgcataattaaaagaaatgaaaatcacatACATATGTCaatattctaaaattaaatCGCACATTTgcagaaagttttataaaagtAAGTAAAAGGAATCATTCTCTGAATATTAAGAGATGATGATTTCGGTCgaagcgtggtcaaatctatcatagagTCCTTTGGGCTTTGTTGGGTTTCACAACGTCTCGACCAGAATTGTCAACTCATGATACTCAacgaatgattccttattcatTAATAAGAACAGTCAGAAAATATGAAAGATTCAATACAATTTGAGGAGGTAATTAGAAGCCGACGAAAAGCATCGAATATAAAACACATGTTTACCAAGACCCGACTTAAAATGCGGAAGAAAGTtccatttttgttaaaaaataaatgtatctaaattagaaaaaaacccagaatcTTGTGTAA is drawn from Crassostrea angulata isolate pt1a10 chromosome 5, ASM2561291v2, whole genome shotgun sequence and contains these coding sequences:
- the LOC128184026 gene encoding uncharacterized protein LOC128184026; this encodes MPKVKKGQTEGTKALGPKNKRKRTEKTRDVGTSSTQAESLSEEVPQMMAPVTLHGDAAPGAPGGLDAAPIPGLRCSVWIVGSSIVRNAGIAALSRPGGQGLGLQTKEIDIWWQGYGGLRFVDLACKLRWLAQFENPPNFIVIHCGANDIGQVKTQKLLDRVRWDLRLLASIFPNTKLVWSFLLPRVAWRYSKNVRAMEQTRNRVNRAAAKEILGCGGRLLRHTQFLGKPKQLYSRDGVHLSGLGNDIYLNNLQGALEYFVENKEGVVFPVN